From Carettochelys insculpta isolate YL-2023 chromosome 22, ASM3395843v1, whole genome shotgun sequence, one genomic window encodes:
- the LOC142025235 gene encoding uncharacterized protein LOC142025235, with protein sequence MEPQVPGWKLRAGLLLLPLLLCFGPETTGSIDLDTLRVIVGYVNRYGGVDRQYAFATALPHDICSSSGTAKNIDQYVPRTQLSDMKGVLSQFGALYNPSRPPWNIVAARPKEVLTQRGKFTEHSEWRLLSGPQSPVAQLTARTFGQNSCLILFTFNSPCSTKCLRERGLYNIVNMTRTAFHPINNNFKAFVFQRIFDYDLTNNVTRGGLLKAWHMLQEVPLMRCENNVCHDCAAKEPRNNPCLAGKN encoded by the exons TAAGAGctggactcctgctgctgccccttctcCTCTGCTTCGGGCCGGAGACCACCGGGAGCATCGACCTCGACACGCTCAGAGTGATTGTGGGTTACGTGAATCG TTATGGTGGAGTTGACAGGCAATACGCCTTTGCTACCGCGCTGCCTCACGACATCTGCAGCAGCTCCGGGACAGCTAAAAATATTGATCAGTATGTGCCCAGGACGCAGCTGTCAGACATGAAAGGCGTCCTTAGCCAGTTTGGCGCCCTGTACAACCCATCCAGGCCTCCATGGAACATTGTGGCTGCCCGGCCAAAGGAGGTGCTCACACAGAGGGGGAAATTCACCGAGCACAGCGAGTGGCGTCTGCTCTCTGGCCCTCAGAgtcctgtggcccagctcacAGCCAGGACCTTCGGCCAGAACAGCTGTTTGATCTTATTCACCTTCAACTCCCCCTGCTCCACCAAGTGTTTGCGTGAGAGGGGGCTTTACAACATTGTGAATATGACCCGCACGGCCTTCCACCCCATCAACAACAACTTCAAGGCCTTTGTCTTTCAGAGGATCTTTGACTACGACCTGACAAACAACGTGACCCGCGGGGGTCTGCTGAAGGCCTGGCATATGCTGCAGGAAGTGCCCCTGATGCGCTGCGAAAATAACGTCTGCCACGACTGTGCTGCCAAGGAGCCGAGGAACAACCCCTGCCTGGCGGGGAAGAACTAG